A window of the Cystobacter fuscus genome harbors these coding sequences:
- a CDS encoding FAD/NAD(P)-binding protein, whose translation MIIERRWDVLVVGGGASGTLLVTQLLRNAPGPLRVALVEREARTGPGLAYSTPHSSHLLNVPVGRMSAFPDDPEHFLRWMRRVEPGTAPGDFVARQRYGQYLEALLRESRRAAAPGVVLELIRGEVSALSEEDGVVRVALAQGPSLEARAVVLALGNAPPADLPVDGGGLFESAHYVRSPWAPRALEHIEPHHSVLLVGTGLTMVDTVLSLAERNHEGRIHALSRHGLLPQVHRPNVQPRPPPRFSEPRSVRALFHALRREIEGLPEGSDWRCVVDGLRPVTSSLWRGLPVPAQRRFLRHLRTLWDVHRHRMASSVADTLAQLRRAGVLHVHAGRLRGFQMLDGGWVEARARPRGVVFEATFRVQHVINCTGPDCSFRGQPLLRSLLESGLARRDALGLGLSTDEGGALLDGQGRASALLFTLGPLRRGELWESMAVPEIRDQAAALARRLWRELAARPDAFASRDVHPLS comes from the coding sequence GTGATAATCGAGCGGCGGTGGGACGTCCTGGTGGTGGGGGGCGGTGCGAGTGGGACGTTGCTGGTGACCCAGCTCCTACGAAACGCACCCGGCCCGTTGAGGGTGGCGCTGGTGGAACGGGAGGCCCGGACGGGACCGGGGCTGGCCTATTCCACCCCTCATTCGAGTCATCTGCTCAATGTCCCGGTGGGGCGGATGAGCGCCTTTCCGGATGACCCCGAGCACTTCCTGCGCTGGATGCGCCGGGTCGAACCCGGCACGGCCCCGGGCGACTTCGTTGCCCGCCAGCGCTATGGCCAATACCTCGAGGCCCTCCTCCGGGAGAGCCGGCGCGCCGCGGCGCCGGGTGTCGTGCTGGAGCTGATCCGGGGCGAGGTCTCGGCGCTCTCCGAGGAGGATGGCGTCGTCCGGGTGGCGCTCGCCCAGGGCCCGTCGCTCGAGGCGCGCGCGGTGGTACTGGCCCTGGGCAATGCCCCGCCCGCCGACCTGCCCGTGGACGGGGGCGGCCTCTTCGAGAGCGCCCACTACGTGCGCTCGCCCTGGGCCCCGAGGGCCCTGGAGCACATCGAGCCCCACCATTCGGTGTTGCTCGTGGGCACGGGCCTGACGATGGTGGACACGGTGCTCTCGCTGGCCGAGCGCAACCACGAGGGCCGCATCCACGCCCTGTCCCGGCATGGCCTGCTGCCCCAGGTCCACCGTCCCAATGTCCAGCCGCGCCCGCCGCCGCGCTTCTCCGAGCCGCGCAGCGTGCGCGCGCTCTTCCACGCCCTGCGCCGCGAAATCGAGGGTCTGCCCGAGGGGAGCGACTGGCGGTGCGTGGTGGATGGGCTGCGGCCGGTGACGTCCTCGCTCTGGCGAGGCCTGCCCGTGCCGGCCCAGCGCCGCTTCCTGCGTCACCTGAGGACCCTGTGGGACGTGCACCGTCACCGCATGGCCTCCTCGGTGGCGGACACCCTCGCGCAACTGCGGCGCGCCGGCGTGCTGCACGTCCACGCGGGGCGCTTGCGCGGCTTCCAGATGTTGGACGGGGGCTGGGTGGAGGCCCGCGCGCGGCCTCGCGGGGTGGTGTTCGAGGCCACCTTCCGCGTCCAGCACGTCATCAACTGCACCGGCCCCGACTGCTCCTTCCGGGGCCAGCCCCTGCTGCGCTCGCTGCTGGAGTCCGGACTCGCCCGGCGCGATGCCCTGGGGCTCGGGCTCTCCACGGACGAGGGGGGCGCGCTGCTCGACGGCCAGGGCCGGGCCTCCGCGCTGCTCTTCACCCTCGGGCCCCTGCGCCGGGGCGAGCTGTGGGAGAGCATGGCGGTGCCGGAGATTCGCGACCAGGCCGCCGCGCTGGCCCGGCGGCTGTGGCGCGAGCTCGCCGCGCGCCCGGATGCGTTCGCTTCCCGTGATGTCCATCCCTTGTCGTGA
- a CDS encoding glutamate--cysteine ligase, with protein MGLQIDCEKFETQEYESFGERLTESLEVLRALLARPGFGEGPPSLGAELEMFLVDVHGRPLPVNRQVLGQTADPRVTVELNRFNIECNLRPGPLAGRPFSAMRAEFESALAEVARAAATQGARVAVMGILPTLREADLRPGSLTAMPRYRAMSSSIRRSRGEAPFRVVIQGEDPLSLEWDDVTLEGANTSLQYHLRVLPADFARLYNACQLATAPVLAVSGNSPFLLGRRLWDETRVALFRQAVDDRGEGAHEEAPRPGRVSFGHGWVREGAWELFAESVALHPPLLPVLAPASPREHLTGDGLPRLEELRLHQGTVWNWNRAIYDPADGGHLRIEMRALPAGPTVEDMLANGALLLGLTLGLGGEVERLLPSMPFAYAQDNFLRAARHGLDAVLLWPERPGRAPRAHPAPELVRRLLPVAREGLVGAGVDPDEVDALLGIIQARVSAGCTGARWQRKMLACLEAHMPRPDALGALLERYLTHAASGRPVHEWPGA; from the coding sequence ATGGGCCTGCAAATCGACTGCGAGAAGTTCGAGACCCAGGAATACGAGTCCTTTGGCGAGCGGCTCACCGAGAGCCTCGAGGTGCTGCGCGCCCTGCTGGCACGGCCCGGCTTCGGCGAGGGCCCGCCGTCGCTCGGCGCCGAGCTGGAGATGTTCCTCGTGGACGTCCACGGCCGGCCGCTTCCGGTGAACCGGCAGGTGCTGGGCCAGACGGCGGACCCACGGGTGACGGTGGAGCTCAACCGCTTCAACATCGAGTGCAACCTGCGGCCGGGGCCCCTGGCGGGACGTCCCTTCTCGGCGATGCGCGCGGAGTTCGAGAGCGCGCTGGCGGAGGTGGCGCGCGCGGCGGCCACGCAGGGCGCGCGCGTGGCGGTGATGGGCATCCTCCCCACGCTGCGCGAGGCGGACCTGCGGCCGGGCTCGCTCACGGCGATGCCGCGCTACCGCGCCATGTCCAGCTCCATCCGCCGCAGCCGGGGCGAGGCGCCCTTCCGCGTGGTCATCCAGGGGGAGGATCCGCTCTCCCTGGAGTGGGACGACGTGACGCTCGAGGGGGCCAACACCTCGTTGCAGTACCACTTGAGGGTGCTCCCGGCGGACTTCGCTCGCCTGTACAACGCGTGCCAGCTCGCCACGGCGCCGGTGCTGGCGGTGAGCGGCAACTCGCCCTTCCTCCTGGGCCGGCGGCTGTGGGACGAGACGCGCGTGGCGCTCTTCCGCCAGGCGGTGGATGACCGGGGCGAGGGCGCTCACGAGGAGGCCCCCCGGCCCGGGCGCGTCAGCTTCGGCCACGGCTGGGTGCGCGAGGGCGCGTGGGAGCTGTTCGCCGAGTCGGTGGCGCTGCATCCGCCGCTGCTCCCGGTGTTGGCGCCAGCGTCTCCCCGGGAGCACCTGACCGGGGATGGCCTGCCTCGGCTCGAGGAGTTGCGCCTGCACCAGGGCACGGTGTGGAACTGGAACCGCGCCATCTACGATCCCGCCGACGGGGGCCACCTGCGCATCGAGATGCGCGCGCTGCCCGCGGGCCCCACGGTGGAGGACATGCTGGCCAACGGGGCGCTGCTGCTGGGCCTCACGCTGGGGCTGGGCGGCGAGGTGGAGCGGCTCCTGCCCTCCATGCCCTTCGCCTACGCCCAGGACAACTTCCTGCGCGCCGCGCGCCACGGCCTGGACGCGGTGCTCCTGTGGCCCGAGCGTCCCGGCCGCGCCCCCCGGGCCCATCCCGCACCGGAGCTGGTGCGACGGCTGCTGCCCGTGGCGCGCGAGGGACTGGTGGGCGCGGGCGTGGACCCCGACGAGGTGGACGCCCTCCTGGGCATCATCCAGGCCCGGGTGAGCGCCGGGTGTACGGGCGCACGTTGGCAACGGAAGATGTTGGCCTGCCTGGAAGCACACATGCCCCGACCCGACGCCTTGGGGGCCCTGTTGGAGCGTTATTTGACCCACGCGGCGTCCGGCAGGCCGGTCCACGAGTGGCCGGGAGCGTGA
- a CDS encoding diguanylate cyclase domain-containing protein: MSEPVAAKVLVVEDNRTMLALMQYYLSKDFTVFLARSAEEALEVLQREQLHAVVSDQNLGDGLMGVDLLKRVSELQPHAARILVTASQKLEDAQKAINEARVNHFLTKPFTEQELKNTVGQAVHNAALVAIRDKMVQELKEQLGLRPAKPAAGRSPPSSTRIKTVEPRAPDAKGGGNQPLIPESERLAFRDGLTGLYNHRYFQEALSAGLLSARRREQKLMLVLVDIDGFRRFNLSRGYAEGDKLLRRVAQLVTELMEDPVTHARSDNSSEIAARYDWDVFGVVLCNADVERARTYAEKLRKAVEEFDFPEGTGSGQGEVTVSAAISVFPDPARSEQDLISFAEKALRASKLVGPNRVVIANQG; the protein is encoded by the coding sequence GTGAGTGAGCCTGTTGCCGCGAAGGTCCTCGTCGTCGAGGACAATCGAACCATGCTGGCCCTGATGCAGTACTACCTGAGCAAGGACTTCACGGTCTTCCTCGCCAGGTCCGCTGAAGAAGCACTCGAAGTGCTTCAGCGGGAGCAACTGCACGCGGTCGTATCGGATCAAAACCTTGGGGACGGCTTGATGGGAGTGGATCTCCTCAAGCGGGTCTCCGAGCTCCAACCCCATGCCGCGCGCATCCTGGTGACGGCATCCCAGAAGCTGGAGGACGCCCAGAAGGCCATCAACGAAGCGCGGGTGAATCACTTCCTCACCAAGCCCTTCACCGAGCAGGAACTGAAGAACACCGTGGGCCAGGCGGTGCACAACGCCGCGCTGGTGGCCATCCGCGACAAGATGGTGCAGGAGCTCAAGGAGCAGCTCGGGCTGCGTCCGGCCAAGCCGGCGGCGGGGCGTTCGCCCCCCTCGAGCACCCGCATCAAGACGGTGGAGCCGCGCGCGCCGGATGCCAAGGGCGGCGGCAACCAGCCGCTCATCCCGGAGAGCGAGCGGCTCGCCTTCCGCGATGGCCTCACGGGGCTCTACAACCACCGCTACTTCCAGGAGGCGCTGAGCGCGGGCCTGTTGAGCGCGCGGCGCCGCGAGCAGAAGTTGATGCTGGTGCTCGTCGACATCGACGGCTTCCGGCGCTTCAACCTCTCGCGCGGCTACGCCGAGGGCGACAAGCTGCTGCGCCGCGTGGCCCAGTTGGTGACGGAGCTGATGGAGGATCCCGTCACCCACGCGCGCAGCGACAACTCCTCGGAGATCGCCGCCCGCTACGACTGGGACGTGTTCGGCGTGGTGCTGTGCAACGCGGACGTGGAGCGGGCACGCACCTATGCGGAGAAGCTGCGCAAGGCGGTGGAGGAGTTCGACTTCCCGGAGGGCACGGGGAGCGGGCAGGGCGAGGTGACGGTGAGTGCCGCCATCTCCGTCTTCCCGGATCCGGCCCGCTCCGAGCAGGATCTCATCTCCTTCGCGGAGAAGGCCCTGCGCGCCTCCAAGCTGGTGGGCCCCAACCGGGTGGTCATCGCCAACCAGGGCTGA
- a CDS encoding RDD family protein: MSEPEISAPQRSGAFCAQHADQRAATLCNRCGNYACEQCFRVAYDRQDYCTECLPRIQPPLAGRRARFAAVVVDQIALIAPIFVCMLLGILLSNGSGTGMISLGLGALGSLGVVGYQFYLLASVGQSLGKRTMGIKVVRTDGTPVDLARLIFLRNVVPVIIGMFTWNLFNLIDTLCIFTEQRRCLHDHIADTQVIVVNNTDA, translated from the coding sequence ATGTCCGAGCCCGAGATCTCCGCACCCCAACGCTCCGGCGCCTTCTGTGCCCAACATGCCGATCAGCGCGCCGCCACCTTGTGCAACCGGTGCGGCAACTACGCCTGTGAGCAGTGCTTCCGGGTCGCGTATGACCGACAGGACTACTGCACGGAGTGCCTGCCGCGCATCCAGCCTCCCCTCGCCGGACGCCGTGCCCGCTTCGCCGCGGTCGTCGTGGACCAGATTGCCCTGATCGCGCCGATCTTCGTGTGCATGCTCCTCGGCATCCTGCTGTCGAACGGCTCCGGCACCGGCATGATCTCGCTCGGGTTGGGCGCGCTGGGCTCCCTGGGCGTCGTGGGCTACCAGTTCTATCTGCTCGCCAGCGTGGGACAGAGCCTGGGCAAGCGCACGATGGGCATCAAGGTGGTGCGCACCGACGGCACCCCCGTGGACCTCGCCCGGCTCATCTTCCTGCGCAACGTGGTGCCAGTGATCATCGGCATGTTCACCTGGAACCTCTTCAACCTCATCGACACGCTCTGCATCTTCACCGAGCAGCGCCGCTGCCTTCACGACCACATCGCGGACACCCAGGTCATCGTCGTGAACAACACCGACGCCTGA
- a CDS encoding LytR/AlgR family response regulator transcription factor yields MSPPLRILIADDELVARKRLARLLAALPGTTVCGEVSDAQAVLDTVRAGGVDVVLLDIHMPGLSGLDALALLPEGGPQVILITAHPDHAVEAFEHGAVDYVLKPVEASRLQKALDRARARFSPPPQEPVRLDRLPIPTRQGIVLVAPETISHATLEDELVTVFTAQGEYLTDFSLQELVDRLPTEGFYRVHRRALLNLAQVTRLEPLETGGYLARTARGHTVEVSRQSARELRRRLGLRRGGEEEPGA; encoded by the coding sequence GTGAGCCCTCCCCTGCGTATCCTCATCGCGGATGACGAGCTGGTCGCGCGCAAGCGCCTCGCGCGCCTGCTGGCGGCCCTGCCCGGCACCACCGTGTGCGGCGAGGTCTCCGACGCGCAGGCCGTGCTCGACACGGTGCGCGCCGGGGGCGTGGACGTGGTGCTGCTCGACATCCACATGCCCGGACTCAGTGGCCTGGACGCGCTCGCCCTGCTTCCCGAGGGCGGCCCCCAGGTCATCCTCATCACCGCCCACCCCGACCACGCCGTGGAGGCCTTCGAGCACGGCGCCGTGGACTACGTGCTCAAGCCCGTGGAGGCCTCGCGGCTGCAGAAGGCCCTGGACCGGGCGCGCGCCCGCTTCTCACCGCCCCCCCAGGAGCCCGTCCGTCTGGACCGGCTGCCCATCCCCACCCGCCAGGGCATCGTCCTGGTGGCGCCGGAGACCATCTCCCACGCCACGCTCGAGGACGAGCTCGTCACCGTCTTCACCGCCCAGGGCGAATACCTCACCGACTTCAGCCTGCAGGAGCTGGTGGACCGGCTGCCCACCGAGGGCTTCTACCGGGTGCACCGCCGCGCCCTGCTCAACCTCGCCCAGGTCACGCGCCTGGAGCCCCTGGAGACGGGGGGCTACCTGGCGCGCACGGCCCGCGGTCATACGGTGGAGGTGAGCCGCCAGTCCGCCCGCGAGCTGCGCCGGCGGCTCGGCTTGCGGCGCGGCGGCGAGGAGGAGCCCGGGGCGTGA
- a CDS encoding TraB/GumN family protein, whose translation MRLLRLPLFLVALLATACATPSAQAPATAAVAQPPAFLWEVTRPGAPDKPLYLTGSIHLGLPGQFTFPPSLEAALARSQALVVELDPDKAAANAQETQKLVLRLGLYAPPDGLDAHLSEETRKRLPERLEQVGLPPAAVQRMRPWLLYLTLSVLELQRAGYSEAGGIDRLLLTKARDTKRIVELETMEGQMSTLASLPDPVQELMLRELLEQSPLTSVNMARMTTAWQGGNPDALADLLFTQAKDPAYQPFYEALFYVRNRRMADKLAGMLDAPETHFVVVGAGHLVGPEGLLALLERAGFQVRQLPREP comes from the coding sequence ATGCGTCTCCTCCGACTCCCGCTGTTCCTCGTCGCCCTGCTCGCCACCGCTTGCGCCACCCCCTCCGCGCAAGCCCCCGCCACCGCCGCCGTGGCCCAGCCCCCCGCCTTCCTCTGGGAGGTGACGCGGCCGGGCGCTCCGGACAAACCCCTCTACCTCACCGGCTCCATCCACCTGGGCCTTCCGGGCCAGTTCACCTTCCCGCCCTCCCTGGAGGCCGCGCTCGCGCGCTCCCAGGCGCTGGTGGTGGAGTTGGACCCCGACAAGGCCGCCGCCAACGCGCAGGAGACCCAGAAGCTGGTGCTGCGCCTGGGCCTCTATGCCCCTCCGGATGGACTCGATGCGCACCTGAGCGAGGAGACCCGCAAGCGCCTGCCCGAGCGCCTCGAGCAGGTGGGGCTCCCTCCCGCGGCCGTCCAGCGCATGCGGCCCTGGTTGCTCTACCTCACCCTCTCCGTGCTGGAGCTGCAACGGGCGGGCTACTCGGAAGCGGGGGGAATCGATCGGCTGCTGCTGACCAAGGCCCGTGACACCAAGCGCATCGTGGAGCTGGAGACGATGGAAGGGCAGATGAGCACGCTCGCGAGCCTCCCGGACCCGGTGCAGGAACTCATGCTGCGCGAGCTGCTCGAGCAGTCGCCCCTGACGTCGGTCAACATGGCGCGGATGACCACCGCCTGGCAGGGGGGCAATCCCGACGCCCTCGCGGACCTGCTCTTCACGCAGGCGAAGGATCCCGCCTACCAGCCCTTCTACGAGGCCCTCTTCTACGTCCGCAACCGGAGGATGGCCGACAAGCTGGCCGGGATGCTCGACGCGCCGGAGACGCACTTCGTGGTGGTGGGCGCCGGGCACCTGGTGGGGCCGGAGGGGCTGCTCGCCCTGCTCGAGCGCGCGGGCTTCCAGGTACGCCAGCTTCCCCGCGAGCCCTGA
- a CDS encoding DUF6881 domain-containing protein: MKYLAVRWVHSDPEYPVLRLGEYDGGGWEQRKIDVYRDGRVGFADAHEERDAELALVPMPGLEEIAAETESAPVEITRAEFERLWEQRRAGGAYWKAALLTTTRGDSLRG, from the coding sequence ATGAAGTACCTCGCGGTGCGGTGGGTTCATTCGGATCCGGAGTATCCGGTCCTGCGTCTTGGCGAGTACGACGGTGGGGGGTGGGAGCAGCGGAAGATCGATGTCTACCGGGATGGCCGGGTGGGCTTCGCGGACGCGCACGAGGAGCGGGACGCGGAGCTGGCCCTGGTGCCGATGCCGGGCCTGGAGGAGATCGCCGCCGAGACGGAGTCGGCGCCCGTGGAAATCACCCGGGCGGAGTTCGAGCGGCTCTGGGAGCAGCGCCGGGCGGGAGGCGCCTATTGGAAGGCCGCGCTGCTCACGACGACGCGCGGAGACTCGCTTCGGGGGTGA